The following proteins are co-located in the Myxocyprinus asiaticus isolate MX2 ecotype Aquarium Trade chromosome 18, UBuf_Myxa_2, whole genome shotgun sequence genome:
- the slc24a5 gene encoding sodium/potassium/calcium exchanger 5: MEKDTIPHRRKRRDILLYIIAIVMLIFAAVNLVFYVGKTFQSSAPARIRRDVENVTDCIPPQSSEFPEGFFTLQERKDGGILIYFMIIFYMLLAVSIVCEDYFLPSLEVISERLGLSQDVAGATFMAAGSSAPELVTAFLGVFVTKGDIGVSTIMGSAVYNLLCICAACGLLTSAVGRLTCWPLFRDCLAYAISVAAVIAIISDNRVYWYDGACLLLVYGVYVVVLCFDLKISEYVMQRFSPCCTCLIKRSQERGEHQHLLGWSDDSSLRVHRRSRADSGIFQDDSGYSHLSLSLHGLNEITEEQKSVFTMPEHDLKRILWVLSLPAILLLYLTIPDCRKCFWKKFYMITFLMSAVWISAFTYVLVWMVTVVGETLGIPDTVMGMTLLAAGTSIPDTVASVMVAREGKGDMAMSNIVGSNVFDMLCLGLPWFIKTVFVDTESPVEVNSSGLVFMSCTLLLSIIFLFLAVHINGWKLDWKLGLVSLVCYILFATLSILYELGIIGNNPIRACAD, translated from the exons ATGGAGAAAGACACAATTCCTCACAGAAGGAAAAGGAGAGACATTTTGCTGTATATAATTGCTATAGTGATGCTTATATTCGCTGCGGTTAATCTTGTTTTCTATGTTGGAAAGACTTTTCAGAGTTCAGCTCCTGCTAGAATACGCCGGGATGTTG AAAATGTGACCGACTGCATTCCACCGCAATCCTCAGAATTCCCAGAAGGATTTTTCACACTTCAGGAGAGGAAGGATGGAGGAATTCTTATTTATTTCATGATCATTTTCTACATGCTTTTGGCTGTCTCTATTGTCTGTGAAGATTATTTTCTGCCATCTCTTGAAGTCATTAGTGAAC GTCTTGGTCTTTCTCAAGATGTTGCTGGTGCCACTTTCATGGCAGCTGGGAGCTCCGCACCTGAACTAGTCACTGCATTTCTGG GTGTGTTTGTGACAAAAGGAGATATAGGCGTGAGTACCATCATGGGATCTGCTGTGTACAACCTTCTGTGCATCTGTGCAGCGTGTGGACTCTTAACCTCTGCG GTGGGTCGTCTCACCTGTTGGCCATTATTCAGGGACTGTCTCGCATACGCCATCAGCGTAGCCGCTGTGATTGCGATAATCTCAGATAACAGGGTTTACTG GTATGACGGCGCATGTCTTCTACTGGTGTATGGTGTTTATGTGGTGGTGCTGTGTTTCGATCTAAAGATCAGTGAGTATGTAATGCAGAGGTTCAGTCCCTGCTGTACATGTCTTATTAAGAGGTCACAGGAGCGCGGCGAGCACCAGCACCTTTTAGGGTGGAGTGACGACAGCAGCCTCAGGGTGCACCGGCGTTCCCGAGCCGACAGCGGAATCTTCCAGGATGATTCTGGATATTCTCACCTCTCTCTCAGTCTGCACGGCCTAAATGAAATAACCGAAG AACAGAAAAGCGTGTTTACGATGCCAGAACACGACCTGAAGCGGATCCTTTGGGTTCTGTCCCTGCCTGCCATACTGCTGTTGTATTTGACTATACCCGACTGCAGAAAGTGCTTTTGGAAGAAATTCTACATGATCACATTTCTGATGTCTGCAGTCTGGATCTCTGCATTCACCTACGTTCTAGTGTGGATGGTCACGGTTGTCG GTGAGACACTGGGCATCCCTGATACAGTAATGGGAATGACGCTTCTTGCAGCGGGAACCAGCATCCCAGACACTGTTGCGAGTGTTATGGTGGCTCGTGAGG GTAAAGGTGACATGGCAATGTCCAACATTGTTGGTTCGAATGTGTTTGACATGTTGTGTCTCGGTCTGCCATGGTTCATCAAGACTGTGTTTGTGGACACTGAATCTCCAGTGGAGGTGAACAGCTCAGGTCTGGTCTTCATGTCCTGTACGTTGCTTCTCTCCATCATCTTCCTCTTCTTGGCTGTTCACATTAATGGCTGGAAATTGGACTGGAAACTGGGCCTGGTGTCACTGGTCTGCTACATCCTCTTTGCCACATTGTCAATCTTGTATGAACTTGGTATCATTGGGAACAATCCCATCCGAGCCTGTGCTGACTAA